In a genomic window of Henningerozyma blattae CBS 6284 chromosome 9, complete genome:
- the TBLA0I01500 gene encoding ribose-phosphate diphosphokinase (similar to Saccharomyces cerevisiae PRS3 (YHL011C); ancestral locus Anc_2.543), whose amino-acid sequence MPNNSIKLLAPDVHRGLAELVSKRLGTHLTSSKLERDPTGEVTFSIGESVRGQDIFIITQIGAGDVNDRVLELLIMINASKTASAKRITAVIPNFPYARQDRKDKSRAPITAKLMADMLTTAGCDHVITMELHASQIQGFFDVPLDNLYAEPSVVRYIRENVNFNDAIIISPDAGGAKRAATLADRLDLNFALIHKERARANEVSRMVLVGDVRDKVCIIVDDMADTCGTLAKAADVLLENKARSVIAIVTHGILSGNAIKNINNSKLDRVVCTNTVPFESKMKLCPKLDVIDISGVLAESIRRLHNGESISYLFKHYPL is encoded by the coding sequence CAAGTAGTAAGTTAGAACGTGATCCTACTGGTGAAGTTACCTTTTCTATCGGTGAATCAGTTAGAGGTCaagatattttcattattactCAAATTGGTGCTGGTGATGTTAATGACCGTGTacttgaattattaataatgattaaTGCATCTAAAACAGCATCTGCTAAGAGAATTACAGCAGTTATTCCAAACTTTCCGTATGCTAGACAAGATAGAAAGGATAAATCAAGAGCTCCTATTACAGCTAAATTGATGGCAGATATGCTAACTACAGCTGGTTGTGATCATGTTATTACTATGGAATTACATGCATCTCAAATCCAAGGGTTTTTTGATGTTCCATTAGATAATCTATATGCTGAACCAAGTGTTGTTAGATATATTCGTGAGAATGTGAATTTCAACgatgctattattatttcaccAGATGCTGGTGGTGCTAAACGTGCTGCTACATTAGCAGATCGTTtagatttgaattttgCATTGATTCATAAAGAGCGTGCCCGTGCCAATGAAGTTTCTCGTATGGTATTAGTTGGTGATGTTCGTGATAAAGTTTGTATTATTGTGGATGATATGGCTGATACATGTGGTACTTTAGCTAAAGCTGCTGATGTCTTATTAGAAAACAAAGCTCGTTCTGTCATTGCTATTGTCACACATGGTATATTATCAGGTAAtgctattaaaaatataaataattctaaattgGATCGTGTTGTTTGTACGAATACTGTTCCATTTGAATCTAAGATGAAACTATGTCCTAAATTGGATGTTATTGATATCAGTGGTGTACTTGCGGAAAGTATTCGTAGATTACATAACGGTGAAAgtatttcatatttatttaaacatTATCCATTATGA